The genomic segment GtagatgtttgtttgtgtacttAACTcatggtttgtttgtgtttgtttttactgTTTACAGGTTATTGCGGAGAGCTTAGCCATGGTGGCTAAGTGCATTGTAACCATGGTGATGGTTGTGTTTTCTCCCGTGTGGGGCCTCTACATCTTCGCTGCTGCtcaggtagctgtgtgtgtgtgtgtgtgtgtgtgtgtgtgtgtgtgtgtgtgtgtgtgtgtgtgtgtgtgtgtgtgtgtgtgtgtgtgtgtgtgtgtgtgtgtgtgtgtgtgtgtgtgtgtgtgtgtgtgtgtgtgtgtgtgtgtgtgtgtgtgtgtgtgtgtgtgtgtgtgtgtgtgtggagggctcaTGGTATACTGTCTGTATAGTATTTGTTGTACATTTACGATGTGCTAGGGAGGTGGTCTTTAAACCAGAGGGTTGTAGGTCCAAATCCCTTACTCACTTACCTCTGCCTAAAcatccagccatggctgaagtgcactttggcaaggcaccttaccccactttgctccagggacgTCAACCAATtgcctgtaaaataactgtagatagctttggataaaagtgtcagttacattaagtgtaatgtaatgcaatgcaatgtaatgtaatgtaatgtaatgtaatgtaatgaaatgcaatgaGATACCATAGAAGTGGGCCTGCTTATGGTTCTCCATTCCTCTATTTCTCCCTTTATTCCATgttaatgaggtgtgtgtgtgtgcgtgcgcacctgtgtgtgtgtgtgtgtgtgtgtgtgtgtgtgtgtgtgtgtgtgtgtgtgtgtgtgtgtgtgtgtgtgtgtgtgtgtgtgtgtgtgtgtgtgtgtgtgtgtgtgacttatttatttccttctttcttccctgtttcctttcatttatatttgttaactttgtgaagcacattgagttgcacctgtgtatgaaatgtgctatataaataaacttgccttgtgtgtgtgtgtgtgtgtgtgtgtgtgtgtgtgtgtgtgtgtgtgtgtgtgtgtgtgtgtgtgtgtgtgcgtgtgcgtgtgcatgtgtgtgtgtgtgtatgtgtgtgtgtgtgtgtgtgtgtgtgtgtgtgtgtgtgtgtgtgtgtgtgtgtgtgtcagtgtgtgtactcTGGCTTTCTGGTGCTGTGTTACATAGTGTACTTCACAAGGTTTCTGGGCTCAGCTGAAGCGGACAAGAAGGGCTTCCCATTGCAGAACATCACGGAAACACTTCCCAGAAGAACACATGGagaggtacagacacacacagacacgcacacacacacacacacacacacacacattttctgtatTTGATTAGACTTGTGTAGAGGAATGTGTTGCATGATATTACTACATACTATTCATATTGGAATGTTGAGTTCTCAGCCATAGTCATAGCACAAGTCATAGCATTCACacaatcatattatattatattatattatattatattatattatattatattatattatattatattatattatattatattatattatattgttgtCATGATTGATTGTGTCTGCAGTCCGTGTTCAACTGGAAGTTGGCCAGGCTCACCTGGAGTTTCTTCAAGCAGTCGTTCCTCAAACAGATCCTAACAGAAGGTaatgtaaacacatgcacatgcacatgcacaccaacacacacacagacacacagacacacagacacacagacacagacacagacacatgtacagtacCTACATATATGGCATTGTTttattatgtgtatgtgttttcacaGGGGAACGCTATGTGATGACATTTCTAAATGTGCTTAACTTCGGAGAGCAGGGTAAGTGCAGTAGGGCTGTCTgaacacttgtacacacacacacacacacacacacacacacacacacacacacacacacacacacacacacacacacacacacacacacacacacacacacacacacacacacacacacacacacacacacacacttgttctgaAACATACATATGCACAGAACAGCTATTTGTCCATGGGTTTCTTATGTACCAAAGATTTTCTGTTCGTGTTGCAcagaatataacacacacacagaatcaaagTAGCTAAGTTCCTGTTtttactcctctcttcttctgctcatcttcctttactttcctctcctctcatcacttctcatcctcccctcctctcctctcctctcctctcttctcatctcctctcctctcctctcctctcctctcctctccttccttatcctctcctctcctcccttctcctctcctctcctctcatttcctttcccctcctctcttctcctctcctctcctctcctctcctctcctctctttccttctcctctcctctccactccttccttatcctctcctctcctcccttctcctctcctctcctctcatttcctttcccctcctctcctctcctctcctctcctctctcctgcctgtcTCTAGGTGTGTATGACATCATCAATAACCTGGGCTCCATGGTGGCTCGGTTCCTCTTCCTGCCCATAGAGGAGAGCTTCTACGTCTTCTTCACCAAGGTCCTGGAGAGAGGACGCAGCGTCCACCAGCAGAAACGGGTAAGTAGCAATAAGgcctttttccacatacaacccggtGTGACCAGAGTGTCTCAGGGCCGCGAACCTGCCacttcgtcaactacatcggttcggcgatgggaggcacagtacgagtgtgctgagctaaagggccgtttcgatagcccaacgctaccgcactatattgaggcttcgggagggaggtttactatcgtTCCACGTCACACTCTGCtaattggcctccgttacaccggCTGTGCCGGGCTGTGTCGTGTGTACCGTGTCAAGCTGAGTGGTGCCGTtaaaccagcccggtttgtgtttccgTTATAAAACGTGTAaggttggagttacgtttttggtgttgtcacgtagcattactgtACGTAGTACGTAATTGTCATAAGTTATGGTTTAGGAGGGATTTTGTCAGGGTACAGTTTTAGCAGGCTTTTTCTTTGTTCATTTGCTGTGTAAAAACATGTTTGAAACAAACTTGAAAGTATGCATGCCAAAATAATATTTCACCTGAGCTTTGTCACTGCGGTGAAATGACAcgataaaaacaaaaatgcaccATGTAATGCGAGAAATGAACTAGCTTTGTTGCTGATTGTCATGCAGGAGGAGGTTGCTATGGCAGCAGATGTGCTGGAGTGCCTCTTGAAGCTGGTGCTCGTGATTGGTCTGATCATAGCGGTGTTCGGACAGGCCTACGCCCAGCTTGCGCTCGACATCTACGGAGGAGACCTGCTGAGCAGTGGAGCAGGTATGTATATGGGGCAACCACAGCTGTCTGCAGGTATATTATATGGGGCAACCACAGCTGTCTGTGTGGAGCAGGTATATTATATGgggcaaccgtgtgtgtgtgtgtgtgtgtgtgtgtgtgtgtgtgtgtgtgtgtgtgtgtgtgtgtgtgtgtgtgtgtgtgtgtgtgtgtgtgtgtgtgtgtgtgtgtgtgtggagcaggtatattatatggggtgtgtgtgtgtgtgtgtgtgtgtgtgtgtgtgtgtgtgtgtgtgtgtgtgtgtgtgtgtgtgtgtgtgtgtgcccctctttGTTACGCTGCATTGACTCCAATGTCTTTTGCCAACTTGTGTaaccttacgtgtgtgtgtgtgtgtgtgtgtgtgtgtgtgtgtgtgtgtgtgtgtgtgtgtgtgtgtgtgtgtgtgtgtgtgtgtgtgtgtgtgtgtgtgtgtgtgtgtgtgtgtgtgtgtgtgtgtgtgtgtgtgtgtgtgtgtgtgtgtgtgtgtgtgtgtgtgtgtgtgtgtgagaaccatCAGAAGGAGAGTGAAGAATGAAAAACACTTGAAAACTAAGAATCTGATCTAGTGTGCATGCAGGTAtgcttgtgtgcctgcttgcgtatgtgacacgtgtgtgtgtgtgtgtgtgtgtgtgtgtgtgtgtgtgtgtgtggagcaggtaTGTCTATGGGTCAATGGCCTCTCAGTAGCACACTTCACGTCAGCGTGGGGCAatgacagctaatgccactattgtattggattcaattatttatttattttgtttttagtggagtatctaagaagcatattcaagAAGCAGATTGCGGAACATTAGTCACCATTTACAAATATatatttatgggcattagcccTTGTTGTACCACCATGACGTCTAAgcccaaaaaaacatcattgacccatttTCAACATGGCAGCATGCCATGGCGTATAAATTGCATGCCGGTATTCAaccattgttttgcattttggcATTTCACAATATACCATGTGGCAGGGATAGGGGTGGGTTTGGTGTGAGCACAGTTCTGTTCACAGATGGAGCAGGTGTGTGTTCTTCATTCGTATGGAGTAAAacttgttacgtgtgtgtgtgtgtgtgtgtaggtccctCTCTCCTGAGGTTCTACAGCTCCTATGTTCTCCTACTGGCTGTCAATGGGGTCACAGAATGCTTCACCTTTGCCCTCATGAGCAATGAGGAGGTTGATAGGTACGTCTGaatcttgtcacacacacactctctctctctctctctctctctctctctctctctctctctctctctctctctctgaacccaGACTGTTTTGGGTCAAGTAGGTCATTTTGAGTTCAATTACCAGTTTTGCAACCGGCCTTTCAACAGCTTTTGATAGGAATGGATTGGAAGTACTAAGACTGGCCAATAGTTTTCAACCTGAGCAGGGTTGAGTGTGGACTTCTTCTCCTCGCCTGTTTAAAGGCAGATAAAAAGGTCAGGACCAGTGTACCACTGTTGGGGTGATAGCTTGCAGCAGGTTCCTAGGCACAGGGTCCAGCAGACATGTAGTAGGATGGCTACCAGTGATGATTTTGGAAACATCGCTTTCAGAGTGGAGTAAATCACACACCATCATGTACTTTTCCAATGCACAGTTTTCATTGTGTTTCACCAGTTATTTTAGGGACTGCAGAAACAGTATAGCCATGGCGTACTCAGGCTACCCGTgtgccacacactcacacacacacacacacacacacacacacacacacacacacacacacacacccctagtaCACGTTTAACCCTATTCATCAAAGTTCCATTATGTTGCTATACTGGTTGTCTCTGTCTGCACTGCAGGTACAACTTCGTCATGCTGGGGATGTCTGTCTGCTTCCTGCTCCTCTCCTATTGGCTGACGGGTCTGTTTGGGGGCGTGGGCTTCATCCTGGCCAACTGCTGCAACATGCTGCTGCGTATCGCCCACAGCACGGCCTTCATGCACCGCTACTTCAGCTCCTCCGAGTACGTCCCCCTGTCCGGCCTACGCCCCCACCCTGCCCTGCTCCTCAGCCTGGGCCTCAGCTACAGCCtcactgcactctctgaggtaacacacacacacacacacacacacagccactgtgcCTCACTGCGCTCTCTGAGGTAATGCTCTctttttcacacgcacacacacacacacactcacacacacacacacacactcaccttctcacaaacatacacatgaatAGAAATAGGTGCTGTaatgttagcctggtcctgaccatcccataatactaccatttcatttcgtattggagccagtcctttggcggaagtacgtaggatggctcgcgaggctactgtAATGTAGGTTAGGGGAATATATTTCTGGCAAACACGCCTAGTTTTCAGACTGCAACTTAAGGGACAGCAATTTCCTGAATTGCATTTGAAGA from the Engraulis encrasicolus isolate BLACKSEA-1 chromosome 14, IST_EnEncr_1.0, whole genome shotgun sequence genome contains:
- the rft1 gene encoding protein RFT1 homolog, giving the protein MGSEDVLKGASALASYNVVLQVAFRLLTFFLNAFTLRFVSKELIGVVNVRLMLLYSTLVFLSREAFRRACLSGGGEQANWRQNINLLWLTFPLGCAWAVLLVGVWAFVLQAPDPQAIPNYLPAVCLFCWAALQELLAEPLWVLAHTHMLVQLKVIAESLAMVAKCIVTMVMVVFSPVWGLYIFAAAQCVYSGFLVLCYIVYFTRFLGSAEADKKGFPLQNITETLPRRTHGESVFNWKLARLTWSFFKQSFLKQILTEGERYVMTFLNVLNFGEQGVYDIINNLGSMVARFLFLPIEESFYVFFTKVLERGRSVHQQKREEVAMAADVLECLLKLVLVIGLIIAVFGQAYAQLALDIYGGDLLSSGAGPSLLRFYSSYVLLLAVNGVTECFTFALMSNEEVDRYNFVMLGMSVCFLLLSYWLTGLFGGVGFILANCCNMLLRIAHSTAFMHRYFSSSEYVPLSGLRPHPALLLSLGLSYSLTALSESVFCCDGGWLLRLVHIAVGGACLLGVMATVFVTETRLVNFIRSQLLPRYSKKRT